One stretch of Daphnia pulicaria isolate SC F1-1A chromosome 8, SC_F0-13Bv2, whole genome shotgun sequence DNA includes these proteins:
- the LOC124311969 gene encoding protein rolling stone-like has product MKTIRQEFRKSQFNFKHDKPHDFAIWSWQVNRQKINGYFILYRFVAAAFFLSVLVANGSISTTPKFFFIYLTNLGFIIQTLHLVVSLAIPIELLLQKANDETVDGFKWTLLARFSWFLYNVTNLLSIAISVIYWLALFTPGSGLSAMNFLVHGFNSIMSICDILVSGRPCRLMHFYHPLVVILANIAFSSIYWAAGGLNNDGSSYIYPVLNWDNLSLTVPFA; this is encoded by the exons ATGAAAACGATTCGACAAGAATTCCGGAAGAGtcagtttaattttaaacacgaTAAGCCCCACGATTTCGCAATTTGGTCT TGGCAAGTGAATCGGCAGAAAATTAACGGCTATTTCATCTTGTATCGATTCGTGGCGGCCGCCTTCTTTCTCTCCGTCCTCGTCGCAAACGGATCGATTAGTACCacccccaaatttttttttatttatctaacCAATCTAGGATTCATCATTCAGACTCTTCACTTAGTTGTAAGCCTGGCCATTCCAATCGAACTTCTCTTGCAGAAGGCGAATGACGAAACTGTTG ATGGCTTCAAATGGACTCTTTTGGCtcgtttttcttggtttttataCAATGTCACAAACTTGCTCTCCATCGCCATCTCGGTCATCTACTGGTTGGCTTTGTTCACACCAG GTTCCGGATTGTCAGCGATGAATTTCCTAGTTCACGGATTCAACAGTATCATGTCCATTTGTGACATCTTAGTGAGCGGCAGACCCTGCCGTTTGATGCACTTCTATCATCCATTGGTCGTCATTTTAGCCAACATTGCCTTCAGCTCGATTTACTGGGCTGCTGGCGGGTTAAACAATGATGGTTCTTCCTATATCTATCCCGTTCTCAACTGGGACAACCTTAGCCTCACAGTTCCCTTCGCGTGA